The proteins below come from a single Paracoccus sp. SCSIO 75233 genomic window:
- a CDS encoding FAD-dependent oxidoreductase produces MSYLKNRDVTVIGAGVAGLSVALAMTRRGANVTVLEKAGAFREVGAGLQISPNAGRVLEALGLTEALNRVAVRSEGVLLHNQNGHRVASLPLAARRPDQNFRFIHRARLVELLEHAARDAGVRITLDHEVTELPDVPLLIGADGLHSRVRTVLNGAAKPFFTGQTAWRALIADDRPDAFARVYMGPGQHLVSYRLGDGLRNIVAVREQTAWADEGWAHEDDPDNLRAAFASFGGPVPDWLARVESTGIWGLFRHEVAPVWQDGQRVILGDAAHPTLPFMAQGAVMAIEDAWVLTECLDRIGDQGAALQRYQALRVPRVRRIVEAANGNARNYHLRGPARLAGHLGLRTISRLAPGALMARFDWIYDYDPLAERP; encoded by the coding sequence ATGAGCTATCTGAAAAACAGGGACGTCACGGTGATCGGCGCAGGTGTCGCCGGTCTCAGCGTGGCGCTCGCCATGACCCGGCGCGGCGCGAATGTGACTGTGCTGGAGAAGGCGGGGGCGTTCCGCGAGGTCGGGGCCGGTCTGCAAATCTCGCCGAATGCCGGGCGTGTGCTTGAGGCGCTTGGCCTGACGGAGGCGCTTAACCGGGTTGCGGTCCGCTCGGAAGGGGTGTTGCTCCATAACCAGAACGGACATCGCGTGGCTTCCTTGCCGCTCGCAGCGCGCAGGCCGGATCAGAATTTCCGTTTCATCCATCGGGCCCGTCTGGTCGAGCTGCTGGAGCATGCCGCGCGTGATGCTGGCGTCCGGATCACGCTGGATCACGAAGTAACCGAGCTGCCGGATGTCCCCCTGCTGATCGGCGCGGACGGTTTGCACAGCCGGGTGCGTACGGTTCTCAACGGCGCGGCAAAACCCTTCTTCACCGGCCAGACCGCATGGCGCGCGCTGATTGCAGATGACCGGCCCGATGCCTTTGCCCGTGTCTATATGGGGCCGGGGCAGCATCTGGTCAGCTACCGGCTGGGCGACGGGTTGCGCAATATCGTCGCCGTCAGGGAGCAGACGGCATGGGCGGACGAAGGCTGGGCGCATGAGGACGATCCCGACAATCTGCGTGCCGCATTCGCCAGCTTTGGCGGGCCGGTGCCGGATTGGCTGGCGCGCGTCGAAAGCACCGGCATCTGGGGTCTGTTCCGCCATGAGGTCGCGCCGGTCTGGCAGGACGGACAGCGCGTCATTCTGGGCGACGCAGCGCACCCGACCCTGCCCTTCATGGCGCAAGGCGCGGTCATGGCGATCGAGGATGCGTGGGTACTGACCGAATGCCTCGACCGGATCGGCGATCAGGGCGCGGCATTGCAGCGGTATCAGGCGCTGCGCGTGCCCCGCGTGCGCCGGATTGTCGAGGCCGCGAATGGCAATGCCCGCAACTACCATCTGCGCGGCCCGGCAAGGCTGGCCGGCCATCTTGGGCTGCGGACCATTTCCCGTCTTGCACCGGGGGCGCTGATGGCGCGGTTCGACTGGATCTATGATTACGATCCGCTGGCCGAGCGCCCCTGA
- the glmM gene encoding phosphoglucosamine mutase: MTRKIFGTDGVRGRANTEPMTADMALRLGAAAGRYFRRDGRNGHRVVIGKDTRLSGYMLENALTAGLTSTGMNVLLLGPVPTPAVGYLTRSMRADIGIMISASHNPAHDNGIKFFGPDGFKLSDEAEAEIEAILSGQVRPAEPQNIGRARRIDDGRGRYVEYAKTTFPAGRRLDGLKVVIDSANGAAYRAAPDVLYELGADLVAIGDDPDGHNINDGVGSTHPETAAQAVLDHRADLGICLDGDADRVILIDEKGRVADGDQLMALMAARWAEQDKLAGGALVATVMSNLGLERFLQARGLRLERTKVGDRYVVERMREGGFNLGGEQSGHIVMTDYATTGDGLIAGLQFLAAMIETGHSASDLVHQFDPVPQLLKNVRYAAGSDPLSVEKVQAAISAGEARLNGTGRVLIRKSGTEPLIRVMAEAEDEVMLRDVVDSIVAAVEDAV, from the coding sequence ATGACACGCAAGATTTTCGGCACGGACGGGGTTCGGGGCCGGGCCAATACGGAGCCGATGACGGCGGATATGGCGCTTAGGCTGGGGGCCGCAGCGGGGCGGTATTTCCGTCGGGACGGGCGCAATGGTCACCGTGTGGTGATCGGGAAGGACACGCGGCTGTCGGGCTATATGCTGGAGAACGCGCTGACCGCAGGGCTGACCTCGACCGGGATGAACGTGCTGCTGCTTGGGCCCGTGCCGACGCCTGCGGTCGGGTATCTGACCCGTTCCATGCGCGCCGATATCGGGATCATGATCTCCGCCAGCCACAACCCGGCCCATGATAACGGCATCAAGTTCTTCGGGCCGGACGGTTTCAAGCTGTCGGACGAGGCGGAGGCGGAAATCGAAGCGATCCTGTCCGGTCAGGTCCGCCCCGCCGAGCCGCAGAATATCGGCCGGGCGCGGCGCATCGATGACGGGCGTGGCCGCTATGTCGAATACGCCAAGACCACCTTCCCGGCGGGGCGGCGGCTGGACGGGCTGAAAGTGGTCATCGACAGCGCCAACGGTGCTGCTTATCGCGCTGCGCCGGATGTGCTTTACGAACTCGGTGCGGATCTGGTCGCAATCGGTGACGATCCCGACGGGCATAATATCAATGACGGCGTCGGCTCGACCCATCCTGAGACTGCCGCGCAGGCGGTTCTGGATCACCGCGCCGATCTGGGCATCTGCCTTGATGGCGATGCCGACCGGGTGATCCTGATTGACGAAAAGGGCCGGGTCGCGGATGGCGATCAACTCATGGCGCTTATGGCAGCCCGCTGGGCGGAGCAGGACAAGCTGGCTGGGGGTGCCTTGGTCGCGACGGTGATGTCGAACCTTGGGCTGGAGCGGTTCCTTCAGGCGCGCGGTCTGCGGCTGGAACGGACCAAGGTCGGCGACCGCTATGTCGTCGAACGGATGCGCGAAGGCGGGTTCAATCTCGGCGGCGAACAGTCAGGCCATATCGTGATGACCGACTACGCCACCACGGGCGACGGGCTGATCGCCGGACTGCAATTCCTTGCCGCGATGATCGAGACCGGGCACAGCGCCTCCGATCTGGTTCACCAGTTCGATCCGGTGCCGCAGCTTCTGAAGAATGTGCGCTACGCAGCAGGCTCCGACCCGCTGTCGGTGGAGAAGGTGCAGGCGGCGATCTCGGCAGGCGAGGCGCGGCTGAACGGGACGGGACGGGTGCTGATCCGCAAATCCGGGACCGAACCGCTGATCCGGGTGATGGCCGAGGCCGAAGATGAGGTCATGCTGCGTGACGTGGTGGACAGCATCGTCGCTGCCGTTGAAGACGCGGTCTGA
- the folP gene encoding dihydropteroate synthase: MTDYWRAIPEEGGVFPLAGGWLRFSRVERLSRVEPPEILPANAAPQDVIDRLTTPRDPICGLGPGRPRIMGIVNVTPDSFSDGGAYDGVEQGRKLIGEGAEILDIGGESTRPGAAFVSEDDEIARVRPVISALRGSVPVSVDTRKARVAQDAISAGAQMINDVSGFDFDPGMGATVAASGLPVCLMHAQGVPETMQDDPRYDDVLLDVYDALAARIARAEAAGIGRGRILIDPGVGFGKTLDHNLAILRRIGLFHTLGCAILIGVSRKTFIGKVARQPDATARLPGSLAVTLAAVAQGIQFHRVHDVAATAQAFALWQAVTETRTQ, translated from the coding sequence ATGACCGATTACTGGCGGGCAATACCGGAAGAGGGCGGGGTTTTCCCGCTCGCCGGGGGCTGGCTGCGTTTTTCGCGGGTGGAGCGGCTGAGCCGCGTTGAGCCGCCGGAGATCCTGCCCGCAAACGCCGCGCCGCAGGATGTCATCGACCGCCTGACCACGCCGCGCGATCCGATTTGCGGTCTGGGGCCGGGGCGTCCGCGCATCATGGGGATCGTCAATGTCACCCCGGACAGTTTTTCTGATGGCGGCGCCTATGACGGCGTCGAGCAGGGGCGGAAGCTGATTGGGGAGGGGGCAGAGATCCTCGACATTGGCGGCGAATCGACACGGCCCGGTGCGGCATTCGTCAGCGAGGACGACGAAATCGCGCGGGTGCGGCCGGTGATCTCCGCGCTGCGTGGATCGGTGCCGGTGTCGGTCGATACCCGCAAGGCGAGGGTCGCACAGGACGCGATTTCCGCCGGGGCGCAAATGATCAACGATGTCTCCGGCTTCGACTTCGATCCCGGCATGGGTGCCACTGTCGCCGCATCGGGTCTGCCGGTCTGTCTGATGCACGCACAGGGCGTGCCGGAGACGATGCAGGACGATCCGCGCTATGACGATGTGCTGCTGGATGTCTATGACGCGCTTGCCGCGCGGATTGCGCGGGCAGAGGCGGCAGGGATTGGCCGGGGGCGTATCCTCATCGATCCGGGCGTCGGCTTCGGCAAGACGCTTGACCATAATCTTGCCATACTGCGCCGCATCGGGCTGTTTCACACGCTTGGATGTGCTATCCTTATAGGCGTATCTCGAAAGACATTTATCGGAAAAGTTGCGCGCCAGCCCGATGCGACGGCGCGGTTGCCCGGCTCGCTCGCGGTGACGCTGGCAGCGGTGGCACAGGGTATACAGTTCCACAGGGTACATGACGTGGCCGCCACGGCGCAGGCATTTGCGCTCTGGCAGGCCGTAACGGAGACGAGGACGCAATGA
- a CDS encoding dihydroneopterin aldolase, translated as MEEPDQIHLRDHVIEAEIGAFQSERGRRQRLRFNLTVDLADPVIGVADDVDRILSYDVLTEAIATGLADERFNLLETLAEKIAAEILAHPRAGRVHVTLEKLDRVPGALGVTLVRRRGRVDADGVAFAPVILFHAAETQRPSGAVVLTPDAPGLAVPAGGNERRIALLALDQAAWALGGRLGLDVADNRAELDWAVKEARPIVWAPARMTADIAGMEADPLALAVWLAEKMKAQRLDLALPEGTAMPDLATDIPLRRVGS; from the coding sequence ATGGAAGAACCCGATCAGATTCACCTGCGCGATCACGTTATCGAGGCCGAAATCGGCGCGTTCCAGTCCGAGCGTGGCCGCAGGCAGCGTCTGCGCTTTAACCTGACGGTTGATCTGGCCGACCCGGTGATCGGCGTCGCGGATGATGTGGATCGCATCCTGTCCTATGACGTGCTGACCGAGGCCATTGCGACAGGCCTCGCGGATGAGCGGTTCAATCTGTTGGAAACGCTGGCAGAGAAAATCGCGGCCGAAATTCTGGCGCATCCGCGCGCCGGACGGGTGCATGTCACGCTGGAGAAGCTGGACCGGGTGCCGGGGGCGCTTGGGGTCACGCTGGTGCGGCGGCGCGGGCGTGTCGATGCAGATGGCGTCGCCTTCGCGCCCGTAATCCTGTTCCACGCGGCGGAAACGCAGCGCCCGTCCGGGGCCGTGGTACTGACGCCGGATGCGCCGGGGCTGGCCGTTCCGGCAGGCGGAAATGAGCGGCGCATCGCGCTTCTTGCCCTCGATCAGGCGGCGTGGGCGCTTGGCGGGCGGTTGGGTCTCGACGTCGCGGATAACCGGGCGGAGCTGGACTGGGCCGTCAAGGAGGCGCGTCCGATCGTCTGGGCACCCGCCCGGATGACCGCCGACATTGCCGGGATGGAGGCCGACCCGCTGGCGCTTGCGGTCTGGCTGGCGGAGAAGATGAAGGCGCAGCGCCTCGATCTGGCTTTGCCGGAGGGCACGGCGATGCCCGATCTTGCCACTGATATTCCTTTGCGCCGGGTTGGTTCATGA
- a CDS encoding cell wall hydrolase, whose product MTTLTRKISALILSASLALPVTAPIAAADPARGPETLTQARYGGADSLACLTEALYFEARGEGRAGQQAVAEVILNRVDSRAFPGSVCGVIYQRGQFSYKKGRRMSNAKAAARARQIATEALSGAPRDLTDGATYFHTTAVRPSWSRRFTRTTKIGSHIFYRNGRRVASN is encoded by the coding sequence ATGACGACGCTGACCCGCAAGATCTCCGCGCTCATTCTGAGCGCCTCGCTCGCTCTGCCCGTGACCGCCCCGATTGCTGCTGCCGATCCCGCTCGTGGTCCCGAGACGCTGACCCAGGCACGCTATGGCGGCGCAGATTCGCTCGCCTGCCTGACGGAGGCGCTGTATTTCGAAGCCCGTGGCGAAGGCCGTGCCGGCCAGCAGGCGGTTGCGGAAGTGATCCTGAACCGCGTCGACAGCCGGGCGTTCCCGGGCTCCGTCTGCGGGGTCATCTATCAGCGTGGCCAGTTCAGCTACAAGAAGGGTCGCCGCATGTCGAATGCCAAGGCCGCTGCGCGCGCTCGCCAGATCGCGACCGAAGCGCTTTCCGGCGCGCCGCGCGACCTGACCGATGGCGCCACCTATTTCCACACCACGGCGGTTCGCCCGTCCTGGTCGCGCCGTTTCACCCGGACGACGAAGATCGGCAGCCACATCTTTTATCGCAATGGCCGCCGCGTCGCGTCGAACTGA
- a CDS encoding putative PEP-binding protein translates to MTRVFDPSDIVEIAACAAVGADVHGWRAKCLQRLVRMDLPVPRSFAIAAKAVRAMAQGARPEAQALSALFANGSGLVSVRPSAVNPEWGGPGTVLNVGINDEKYQRLAESHGKDAADAIYLAFVQSYAINVARLDPDMFSESGDGALTRVLSAYRAEMDEEFPQDPVRQLTEVLRSMARSWDAPTARMLRQAKGAPENAPLGLVVQQMALAVGPGITGSGTIQFVDSVSGTARITGRFRGQTHGTTRGQGGETLYLTRDERGPSLEELAPDVFAALVSHGRKAREKLREEMMIEFVISDGELAIIDAVRVQRSSRAAVRIAVSLAEDGVIPAQEAVMRVEPRALSELMHYQVDPRATRDIIAKGIDASPGAATGKLVFSATAAQASAARGEACVLVRRETAPEDIRGMHAAVAVLTERGGMTSHAAVIARGLGLPCIVGASGIRIDARARMLRVDGRSFKEGEEITIDGTSGEVLAGAPEMLEPALDDSFNKLLDWADAERDLGVRANADTPEDARTARMFSAEGIGLCRTEHMFFDEMRLPIMREMIFADSPEDRRVALARLLPIQRQDFAELFRIMAGLPVTIRLFDPPLHEFLPQDRDGIRELAESLDLPLSNVTRRIEALSEFNPMLGMRGVRLGLTVPEIYDMQARAIFEAAIATASTGEAVVPEIMIPLVSARREVEIVKNRVDAVAAAVRNETGQDFTYRLGVMVETPRAALRAGDIARHSAFLSFGTNDLTQMTYGLSRDDAGRFMGKYVQQGVYDEDPFHILDEDGVGELLLTGAKRARDVEPEITISVCGEHGGNPQSIAFCHRAGLDYISCSPFRVPVARLAAAQESIRGRQAKIS, encoded by the coding sequence ATGACTCGTGTTTTTGATCCTTCCGACATTGTGGAAATCGCAGCCTGTGCCGCGGTCGGCGCGGATGTGCATGGCTGGCGGGCGAAATGCCTGCAGCGTTTGGTGCGGATGGACCTGCCGGTTCCACGCTCTTTCGCTATTGCGGCGAAGGCGGTGCGGGCGATGGCTCAGGGTGCGCGGCCCGAGGCACAGGCGCTGAGCGCGTTGTTTGCCAACGGCTCCGGTCTGGTCAGCGTCCGGCCCTCGGCGGTCAATCCCGAATGGGGCGGACCAGGAACGGTGCTGAATGTCGGCATCAATGATGAGAAATATCAGCGGCTGGCGGAAAGCCACGGCAAGGATGCGGCGGATGCGATCTATCTGGCCTTCGTGCAATCCTACGCGATCAATGTCGCCCGGCTGGACCCGGATATGTTCTCCGAAAGCGGCGATGGTGCGCTGACGCGGGTGCTGTCGGCCTATCGCGCCGAGATGGACGAGGAATTCCCGCAGGATCCCGTGCGCCAGTTGACCGAGGTGCTGCGCTCTATGGCGCGGTCATGGGATGCGCCGACGGCACGGATGCTGCGGCAGGCCAAGGGCGCGCCGGAGAATGCGCCGCTCGGTCTGGTGGTTCAGCAGATGGCGCTTGCGGTCGGTCCGGGAATTACCGGGTCCGGCACCATTCAGTTCGTTGACAGCGTATCGGGAACGGCGCGGATCACCGGGCGGTTTCGCGGACAGACCCACGGCACCACACGCGGGCAGGGGGGCGAGACGCTGTATCTGACCCGTGACGAACGCGGTCCGTCGCTGGAGGAGCTTGCCCCGGATGTGTTCGCGGCGCTTGTTTCGCACGGGCGGAAGGCACGGGAAAAGCTGCGCGAAGAGATGATGATCGAGTTCGTGATCTCTGACGGTGAGCTTGCGATCATCGACGCGGTCAGGGTGCAGCGATCTTCGCGCGCGGCAGTGCGGATTGCGGTCTCGCTGGCGGAGGACGGGGTGATCCCGGCGCAGGAGGCCGTGATGCGGGTCGAACCGCGCGCGCTTTCCGAGCTGATGCATTATCAGGTCGATCCCCGTGCGACACGCGACATTATCGCCAAAGGCATCGACGCCAGCCCCGGTGCTGCGACCGGAAAGCTGGTGTTTTCGGCCACGGCGGCGCAGGCATCCGCCGCGCGTGGCGAGGCCTGCGTTCTGGTCCGCCGGGAAACCGCGCCGGAGGATATTCGCGGCATGCACGCCGCCGTCGCCGTGCTGACCGAACGTGGCGGGATGACCAGCCACGCGGCGGTTATCGCCCGCGGCCTCGGCCTGCCCTGCATCGTGGGGGCAAGCGGCATTCGCATCGACGCCCGCGCCAGAATGCTGCGCGTTGACGGGCGCAGCTTCAAGGAAGGCGAGGAAATCACCATCGACGGCACGTCGGGCGAGGTGTTGGCCGGTGCGCCTGAAATGCTGGAACCGGCGCTTGATGACAGCTTCAACAAGCTGCTCGACTGGGCCGATGCCGAGCGTGATCTGGGCGTGCGCGCCAACGCCGACACGCCGGAGGACGCCCGTACCGCGCGGATGTTCAGCGCCGAGGGCATCGGGCTGTGCCGGACGGAGCATATGTTCTTCGACGAGATGCGCCTGCCGATCATGCGGGAGATGATCTTCGCCGACAGCCCGGAGGACCGGCGCGTCGCACTCGCCCGGTTGCTGCCGATCCAGCGTCAGGACTTTGCCGAGCTGTTCCGCATCATGGCCGGGCTGCCGGTCACGATCCGGCTGTTCGACCCGCCCTTGCATGAGTTTTTGCCGCAGGATCGCGACGGCATCCGCGAACTGGCCGAGTCGCTGGATCTGCCGCTGTCGAACGTCACCCGCCGGATCGAGGCGCTTTCGGAATTCAACCCGATGCTGGGAATGCGCGGCGTGCGCCTTGGCCTGACCGTGCCGGAAATCTACGACATGCAGGCCCGTGCAATTTTCGAGGCGGCGATTGCGACGGCCAGCACCGGCGAAGCCGTGGTGCCGGAAATCATGATCCCGCTGGTCAGCGCACGTCGCGAGGTGGAGATCGTCAAGAACCGCGTCGATGCCGTGGCCGCTGCGGTGCGCAATGAAACCGGGCAGGATTTCACCTACCGGCTCGGCGTGATGGTCGAAACGCCGCGCGCGGCGCTGCGGGCGGGGGATATTGCGCGACACTCTGCATTTCTGTCCTTCGGGACGAACGACCTGACGCAGATGACCTATGGCTTGTCGCGCGACGATGCCGGTCGGTTCATGGGGAAATATGTGCAGCAAGGCGTCTATGACGAAGACCCGTTCCATATTCTGGACGAGGATGGCGTCGGGGAATTGCTGCTGACCGGGGCCAAGCGCGCCCGCGATGTCGAGCCGGAGATCACGATTTCCGTCTGTGGGGAGCATGGCGGCAACCCGCAATCCATCGCGTTCTGTCACCGGGCCGGGCTCGACTATATATCCTGCTCGCCCTTCCGTGTGCCCGTGGCACGTCTTGCTGCGGCGCAGGAATCGATTCGGGGACGGCAGGCTAAAATATCCTGA
- the selD gene encoding selenide, water dikinase SelD: protein MKLTELAHGGGCGCKLGPAVLRDLLADQPVAQMFPQLLVGNAESDDAAVWQIDDKTCVIATTDFFMPMVDNARDFGRIAATNAISDIYAMGGRPIMALAILGMPINVMAPATIRDILAGGADICAEAGIPVAGGHSIDAPEPIYGLAVIGICAPEDVRRNGGAEAGDKLILTKPVGVGIYSNAIKKGTATEADIAEMVESCTTLNRIGQDLAQMPGVHAITDVTGFGILGHGLEMARGAGCALRIERAVIPLLNRAAELAESGHGTGASGRNWNAVHDAVTLPADLTDAQQTILTDPQTSGGLLVAVAPDEADGVLATIRERHPKAAIIGQAVEGAGITVV from the coding sequence ATGAAGCTGACAGAACTGGCACATGGCGGCGGATGCGGATGCAAACTCGGACCCGCTGTGCTGCGCGATTTGCTGGCGGATCAGCCCGTGGCGCAGATGTTTCCGCAGCTTCTGGTCGGCAATGCCGAATCGGATGACGCCGCAGTCTGGCAGATCGACGACAAGACCTGCGTCATAGCGACGACCGATTTTTTCATGCCGATGGTCGATAATGCCCGCGACTTTGGCCGGATCGCCGCGACCAATGCGATTTCGGATATCTACGCAATGGGCGGCCGCCCGATCATGGCGCTGGCCATTCTGGGGATGCCGATCAATGTGATGGCCCCCGCGACGATCCGCGACATCCTTGCTGGCGGGGCGGATATCTGCGCCGAAGCCGGGATACCTGTCGCCGGGGGGCATTCCATCGATGCGCCGGAGCCGATTTACGGCCTCGCCGTGATCGGGATCTGCGCGCCGGAGGATGTTCGCAGGAATGGCGGCGCCGAGGCCGGGGACAAGCTGATCCTGACCAAGCCTGTTGGCGTCGGCATCTATTCCAACGCGATCAAGAAAGGCACTGCGACCGAGGCCGATATTGCCGAGATGGTGGAAAGCTGCACGACGCTGAACCGGATCGGTCAGGATCTGGCGCAGATGCCGGGGGTTCATGCGATCACCGATGTCACCGGCTTCGGCATTCTCGGGCATGGGCTGGAGATGGCGCGCGGCGCAGGCTGCGCCCTGCGGATCGAGCGGGCAGTGATCCCGCTGCTGAACCGCGCCGCCGAGCTGGCAGAAAGCGGTCACGGCACCGGCGCCAGCGGTCGGAACTGGAACGCTGTGCATGACGCCGTGACGCTTCCGGCGGACCTCACCGATGCCCAGCAAACGATCCTGACCGACCCACAGACCTCTGGCGGGTTGCTGGTCGCGGTCGCGCCGGACGAAGCGGACGGGGTGCTTGCAACAATCCGCGAGCGCCATCCCAAGGCCGCCATCATCGGTCAGGCCGTCGAAGGTGCCGGAATAACGGTCGTATAG